In Lolium perenne isolate Kyuss_39 chromosome 5, Kyuss_2.0, whole genome shotgun sequence, the sequence ATGTTATCTTTCATGCTTAATGAAGGGATTTCGTGTTGATAGCTTCACAACAACGGTGCGCACTGTCAAGATTTTAGCTGTTGATATGGAAGCACTTAGTCTGGACGCTGTTATTGACTTGATGAGATGCTTTCCGTGCTTGGAAAAGCTGTACATTCAGGTGACTATTCATCTGTGATGTTAGTTCATACTATTCACTGCTCTTTTGATTGATTTGCCGCTTTAAAATGATTGTTTTTTATTTGTCTATGTTCATTTTTAGTCGACTGGACCAGGAAAACCCAACCCGTGGCGTCGTAAACACCAGAATCTTATAAGATCTCTCAACATCCGTCTGAAGACAGTTGTTTGGCGACGTTATCGGGGCATCAAGTCACATGTTGACTTTGCCAAATTCTTTCTACTAAATGCTAGAGTGCTAGAGTTAATGACCATTGAGGTTGATGGCAAAGATTACAATGCGGCTTTTTTTGCACAACAACGTGAGATGCTTCAGGTGGATACCAGGGCCTCAAGAGGAGCACGGCTTCGTTTCACATCAGATTGGTCGTATCACAATATCTCCTTGGATCCTAGTGTCCATGATTTGGATCCAGCTGATCCCTTTGAAAGGACCCAGCCTCCAAAAGCAGATACCAACTTTATGCTTTGTGGTAACTGTTAGTACTTCTCATGTTTGTAGCTTGGTTAAGTTTTTTGGAACCTTATGGCAGTTAAACATGCTATTCATGATGCTAGTTCTGTTGAAACCAACCTGTGCTGATGGGGACTTATTtgatgagaaaatgaagataaGGGTACCCGAATTGGTGGTTCTGAGTTTTGGTGTCACTACATTTGGTGTATGAAACTCGTCGGATCAAGGTAATACCCGTCATGCAACAATCCCCCTTGCCCAATTGCATGACCAAGCAGGTTCCCCTGTTTCATTCGCCGTCAGTGTTAATTTTGTTGCCTGCTGATGATGTAATTCGCCCTTGTCCGTGGAATGTATAATTTGTCTGTCAATTTTGTTGCCTGCTGATGATGTACTGCCGAGGTTGGAACATTGTAAACTTGTACGGCAGTGGAGTCAATTAGTAAGCCAATGTACTGATGTTATTTTTAGGACTAGGTCGCTGTGCCTCTCCATCCCTCTGATTTATGGTTTCTTAATGCTGAACCCAAGTTTCTGTTATGATCAGTTGCTTTATGTTGTGGTAGTTATCATGTGTGTTTTGCTTCTAGGTCACACTGTTCTGAATTATGTGGGTGTGAGCCACGCTCAACAAGCCCATTCATGGTGTTCCACGGAATACCCCAGGCTTGCGTTTGCAAGTTGTTCGAACAGGGGCTGCTCACTATTACGTTCTTCGTTGCACAAATTACTCATATGTACATGTTTTTTTTGCGTAAAACATCAACTATATGTGTAATTCGTTGCATAAATATTAAAATATGGGATTGTGCTGCTTAACAACAAATCTGACGCCCAGGGCCCACATGTTAGTGATGATGTGGTGTCCATGTATCATGAACTGGACTCTTTCTTAAACATTTTAAAAATATATGAAAGGTCTGAAAGAGTTTGAAACAATTCAGATCTTCTGTTATCATGTTTGTAAGATTATGCCGAAATTTGGCGACACCTGAACGCCACATCATCCCTATCATGTGGGCCTTGGCCATCAAATTTGTTGTCAAACAGTTAAATCCTAGATTCAGATCTTTGTGCAACAGATTGCATGTATAGTTAGTGGTTTGTGTAAATGAAACATAAATTGATTAGTTTGTGCAAACCGAACAATAATAATAGTGAGTGATTTGTGCAATTTCATCCTTTAATTTTATCATGCTAGTATTTATGTACTGGCAAAACCCTTTGCATAGCAAGAGAGTATTTGCATATCCATGCATGTCACAATTTCTCTTCATTCACCTATCTCAGATGAATGCTAAAGACCTTCACAATTTTGACTCTAAACGCAAGAAAAGAAAATGGATACCACAAACTTGAACAATACTATCAACCAGGTCACGGTTATTAAAAAAATGAAGTGAAGTGCTTGGACAGTGTTGTTGGAGAGGTTGCATCCTCCCACTGTGACAACACGGAGGGTGATCGAAAAGCGGGAGTGTGGATGTCGACAACAGATGGTGTTGGTCGTACCATGCTTCATTCTACCATACATCGAGCTCTTGTAGGTTATCCAGAGTGGGGGAGCAGAGCCAAGTGTCCATAGTTGCTCTGTTGCTGCCCCCTCCATTGGGGTGGCAGATGCAGAAGCGTTTGTCAGGGCCTTGGTAGGAGGAAAGGATGCGTGATACGACAAGAGCGAAGTCGTCCTCATACTTGACGAGGCGACGTCAATCGAGGTTAAGAGGGGTGGAACGTAAGAGGCGGCGCACCGAGACGCCAAGCTTGGGTGTGGTCGCCAACGGTGAGGAGCAAGGATATGATGTCGCCGAGGACATCGTCGGGGAGGTTGCTCATGCGGTCTATAGCTCCTCCATCTTCAACGTCCCCGAGTGACACCAATATGCGCCTCTTCGAACTAGGACTCCCGCCTCCACCTCCATGGAGCatagaggagaggctagggtttgcctCAATCAAAGGGACCCACTGTTTGGGGAGCCAGCCGAGCAAGGGAGGGGGGCCGCATAGATGTGTGGGGTGTCTGGCGGTGATTCTGTCAGGGTTGTTGTGGCATTGGAATATTTCAGAATACTACTCCCTGGGATCCTTAAAAAGGGCCCAACTAATGTCTAGATACGAAGGTATATAGATATGTTTCAGAAACCAATTCAACTCCtgggtgcgtatgatccctctaccataaaaacatatttccaagtgttaaaatattttgacaaaaaaatttacatgtgcatctccataatatatgtgtgctTGTCAAGTTTCATGAAAAATGATATTTTTTAGTAGTCTACGtgaaaaaaagaaaatttatctTATGACAAGTCATTGTTTTAGCACCGAATTTGTcctttttacacacgccacacgacaagtcgatttttcatgaaacgactttgtgagcgtgtagcacgtgaagatgtacgtgcaaattttttgtttcaaattatttgacatttcaaaatgtgactaacatgcatttcaaaataaagggagcatacaaACTCTAAtttgccaaaacatcactcccaacAAGTTTCAGCTATAGATTCATCCGTATGGTTGCTAAGATTTTTTAGAAACAAAGGGAGTACAACTTCACGGAACCAACTATTTTGCTTTACAAATTCCTAAAGAAAATCTGTTCTATTAAAGATGCCTGATAATAGATTATATTTGCTTACAAGTTACAAGTCAATGTGATCACAAACTAGCTTTTTGAGTTTTGCCAGACTAGAACTGACTTGATCTTCAAAACATAGCCTGAAGAGATGGGAAACATAGGTGTATTTCCAGGTCACATGAGAACCTTGAACAAAAATCTGGCATGGTAAACTTAGTTTCTAGCTCGAGATCACTATGAACATATTGCTGTAAACAGAATGGGCACCAATATAGCTTCAGCATAATAAATCAGTCAAGTGCTAGATACATCAATAATAACTCATAACAAGACTAGCCATATATCTACAGTACAATTGCATACTTATTTTAGGTTGTACGCCGGAGAAAAATCGCTGTGGTGCTACTATCTCTCTACTACACGAGGCTCCTCATCTTGCGCTTCAGCCACATGGTCCGGATATCTACACTCAGCGAGAGGAAAATCTCCCTGCTGCTTGCGTCCAAGAAGACGTCCGGTGCGAGCGACTTCTCAACCGGCGACAGCTCCGCCATGCCATTCATCACCTCGATGCACCGCGTGATGCTGTACCTGTTGTCAACATGGCTCTCCGGCTGCTTGTTGTTGTTCTCTCTCTGAAACTTGGAGTGGTTAGTGTGTCCATCCATGATGTCAGATGTCCCGTCCTCACTGGGCCTCCTCGAGAACCGCCATTGCTCTCCCCGTGATTCCTCAGCGGGCCTCCTGGAGAGCGGCCATGACTCTGGCCGCACCTGGGTCAGCGGTTTCGGGTACAGGTGCCCGTTCATAGTATGAACTTCCACGCCCACCAGAGTATCCTGTTGGAATGAAGACTCTCTGGATACTGGAGATGGGGGGATAGGTGACAGTGGGCGATTCATGTAATAatcatcttcatcgtcatcatcatcacttgAGTCAAGTTCCGTTCCATTCCTTTCATTCGCTGCAGGTGTGGCAAGAATACTTTGACTATCCATAATAACACCAACTGCAGAACATGAACAGAAAATGTTGATTTTAGGTACAGATTTAAATGAACACTTGAGATTAAGTCAGCATCACGATCAGGGGGGTAGCAAGCATGAGAAAGAACAAATACAAAATATTATGCCAAACATCTTTAAGAAAATAAGTATTAGGATAGAACCCATCAAGCAAATTCcaatatatcaaaatataaatATGCAGCATAAAGCAAGCTTATTCTAGAGGGCCCTGAAACCAGAAAGCATTCCAGAGTACCTGTAACCAGAGATCACCTACCCACTTCAACTCTTTGAAGTCAAAAGAACACCACTTAACTCTTAACACCATATATTCAGAGTTTTTTTTTGCAAGGTTACTGAGAGGGTTGTCAATGCTGCCAGATGTC encodes:
- the LOC127298769 gene encoding uncharacterized protein; protein product: MPSSEEPPNPPPPLEPSGSEAPPDDPVPPPPALPTPVTEAAAPASVPLPPPAAVWTAVSPPAEANGNSDRKKKRRADDGDGCRTCSCKKSRCLKLYCVCFASGSHCSELCGCEPCYNKPVHGVPRNAPGLPLQVVRPAEVGQDTAEQLIRSPMDIFRRKCTCKKSSCLKKYCDCYQGGAGCSINCKCDDCKNPYGRKVGVIMDSQSILATPAANERNGTELDSSDDDDDEDDYYMNRPLSPIPPSPVSRESSFQQDTLVGVEVHTMNGHLYPKPLTQVRPESWPLSRRPAEESRGEQWRFSRRPSEDGTSDIMDGHTNHSKFQRENNNKQPESHVDNRYSITRCIEVMNGMAELSPVEKSLAPDVFLDASSREIFLSLSVDIRTMWLKRKMRSLV